A single Alcanivorax borkumensis SK2 DNA region contains:
- the truA gene encoding tRNA pseudouridine(38-40) synthase TruA, with translation MTRIALGIEYDGTDFRGWQMQQSGVRTVQECLEAALSKVANHSVTVVCAGRTDAGVHGTGQVVHFDSDAPREMKSWIMGGNTNLPRDVTIRWAVPVSDDFHARFSAVSRRYRYVIYNHARPPALYRSQVTWNHRPLDVAAMREAASYLVGHHDFTAYRSVHCQAKSPLKTLHSLELYEQGKVLVLEAHANAFLMHMVRNIAGVLMKVGAGKKPPVWAKDVLECRDRRLGAATAPPFGLYLVEIEYPELFALPDEPLGPLWLPDRLEA, from the coding sequence ATGACACGCATTGCGCTGGGTATTGAGTACGATGGCACTGATTTTCGTGGTTGGCAGATGCAACAATCAGGAGTGCGCACAGTTCAGGAATGCCTGGAAGCGGCACTGTCTAAAGTGGCCAACCATTCGGTGACCGTAGTGTGCGCCGGTCGTACTGATGCAGGGGTACATGGCACTGGGCAGGTGGTGCACTTCGATTCCGATGCGCCCCGTGAGATGAAGAGCTGGATTATGGGGGGCAATACCAATCTGCCAAGAGATGTGACCATACGGTGGGCGGTGCCAGTGAGCGATGATTTTCACGCGCGTTTTTCTGCTGTGAGTCGCCGTTATCGCTACGTAATTTATAACCATGCTCGCCCCCCGGCGCTCTACCGCAGCCAGGTAACCTGGAATCACCGTCCTCTGGATGTTGCCGCCATGCGTGAGGCTGCATCGTATTTGGTGGGTCATCATGACTTCACTGCCTACCGCAGCGTGCATTGCCAGGCCAAGTCACCGTTAAAGACTCTGCATAGCCTTGAACTATATGAACAGGGCAAAGTGCTGGTGCTTGAGGCACATGCTAACGCGTTCTTGATGCACATGGTGCGTAATATAGCTGGGGTCCTGATGAAGGTGGGTGCAGGTAAGAAACCGCCTGTTTGGGCCAAAGACGTTCTGGAATGTCGAGATCGGCGGCTGGGCGCTGCGACAGCTCCGCCCTTTGGACTATATCTGGTGGAAATTGAGTACCCTGAGCTCTTCGCGTTACCTGATGAGCCCCTGGGGCCCCTGTGGCTGCCGGACCGTCTTGAGGCATAA
- the trpB gene encoding tryptophan synthase subunit beta: MSERPDFSAFPDARGHFGRFGGSFVSETLMGALDELTAMYERLKDDPQFRADFDYDLAHYVGRPSPLYLAERWSKQLGGAKIWLKREDLNHTGAHKVNNTIGQALLAKHMGKPRVIAETGAGQHGVATATVAARLGLECQVYMGAEDVERQKLNVYRMKLLGAEVIPVTSGSRTLKDAMNEAMRDWVTNVDNTFYIIGTVAGPHPYPQLVRDFQCIIGREAREQSLKQAGQLPDALVACVGGGSNAIGLFHPFLNDEDVLMYGVEAAGDGIETGRHAAPLNAGRPGVLHGNRTYLMEDDNGQIIETHSVSAGLDYPGVGPEHSWLKDIGRVNYVAADDQEALSAFRELTQVEGIMPALESAHALAYARKLAPTMSADQNIVVNLSGRGDKDILTVAAIDGIDF, from the coding sequence GTGTCTGAACGCCCTGATTTTTCTGCTTTTCCTGATGCGCGTGGCCACTTTGGCCGGTTTGGTGGCAGCTTTGTTTCGGAGACCCTGATGGGGGCACTGGACGAACTGACGGCCATGTATGAGCGTCTTAAGGACGATCCGCAGTTCCGCGCGGATTTCGACTATGATTTGGCCCATTATGTGGGCCGCCCATCTCCGCTTTATCTGGCGGAGCGATGGTCGAAGCAGCTCGGTGGGGCGAAGATCTGGCTCAAGCGCGAAGATCTCAATCACACCGGCGCTCACAAGGTGAATAACACCATTGGCCAAGCTCTGCTAGCCAAGCATATGGGCAAGCCCCGTGTGATTGCAGAAACCGGTGCGGGCCAGCACGGTGTGGCCACGGCGACAGTGGCCGCACGGTTAGGTCTAGAATGCCAAGTGTATATGGGCGCGGAAGATGTGGAGCGTCAGAAACTCAACGTCTATCGAATGAAGTTGCTGGGCGCGGAAGTGATTCCGGTTACCTCAGGGTCTCGTACCTTAAAAGACGCTATGAATGAGGCCATGCGTGACTGGGTGACCAACGTTGACAACACTTTCTACATTATCGGCACCGTGGCCGGTCCTCACCCTTATCCGCAGCTGGTGCGCGATTTCCAGTGCATTATTGGGCGTGAGGCCCGTGAACAAAGTCTGAAACAGGCGGGGCAGCTTCCCGATGCGCTAGTAGCCTGTGTCGGCGGTGGCTCCAATGCTATTGGTCTGTTCCATCCCTTCCTCAACGATGAGGATGTGCTCATGTATGGTGTAGAAGCGGCGGGGGATGGTATTGAAACCGGTCGTCATGCTGCGCCTTTAAACGCGGGCCGCCCGGGTGTTTTGCACGGCAATCGTACTTACCTGATGGAAGACGATAACGGCCAGATCATCGAAACACATTCCGTGTCGGCGGGTTTGGATTACCCGGGTGTCGGGCCTGAACATTCCTGGCTTAAGGATATTGGCCGGGTTAATTATGTGGCTGCTGACGACCAAGAAGCCCTGTCGGCGTTCCGCGAATTGACTCAGGTAGAAGGCATTATGCCAGCTTTAGAGTCTGCCCATGCGCTGGCCTACGCTCGCAAGCTGGCCCCCACCATGTCTGCGGATCAGAACATTGTGGTGAATCTATCTGGTCGGGGTGACAAGGATATCCTGACCGTGGCCGCCATTGATGGAATCGATTTTTAA
- a CDS encoding O-succinylhomoserine sulfhydrylase, protein MSDDLDPTTLNVETLAIRTAQLRTDEMAHSDPIFMTSSFVYESAAQAAARFSGEEPGNIYSRFTNPTVRAFEQRLAALEGGEACVAFASGMAAISGTFFSLLAPGDHLVSSRSVFGTTNVIYDRYLKKFGIDTTLVDMSDLSQWEAAIRPETKILFLETPSNPLAEVGDIAALAKLAHDNGALLVVDNCFCTPALQKPIELGADLIIHSATKYLDGQGRCLGGAVVGPKEPMNEILGFVRSAGSCMSPFNAWVFIKGLETLSLRMQAQSERAMALAEWLEVQPGVARVHYAGLKSHPQHDLAGSQQSAYGAVMSIEVEDAAGNRDRQAAWRFIDATRLISITANLGDVKTTVTHPATTTHGRVNEEEKQRAGVTENLIRLAIGLEGIDDLKADLSRGLKALASA, encoded by the coding sequence ATGAGTGATGATCTGGATCCGACAACCCTGAATGTTGAAACCTTGGCCATTCGTACTGCGCAACTGCGCACGGATGAAATGGCACATTCCGATCCAATCTTCATGACCTCCAGCTTCGTGTATGAAAGCGCGGCGCAAGCGGCGGCACGGTTTAGTGGTGAAGAGCCGGGCAATATTTATTCCCGTTTTACCAACCCAACCGTGCGGGCATTCGAGCAACGCTTGGCCGCGTTGGAAGGCGGGGAGGCCTGTGTCGCCTTTGCATCTGGCATGGCGGCAATCAGCGGCACCTTTTTCTCCTTGCTGGCGCCGGGTGATCACCTTGTTAGTTCTCGTAGCGTGTTCGGCACCACCAATGTGATCTACGACCGTTACCTGAAAAAGTTCGGCATCGACACCACCTTGGTGGACATGAGCGACTTGTCCCAGTGGGAAGCCGCGATCCGCCCGGAAACGAAAATATTGTTTCTGGAAACACCGTCCAATCCACTGGCGGAAGTGGGTGACATTGCCGCCCTGGCTAAGCTGGCCCATGACAATGGGGCACTGTTGGTGGTGGATAACTGTTTTTGTACCCCGGCACTGCAAAAACCCATCGAGTTGGGCGCTGACCTGATCATTCATAGCGCCACCAAATATCTGGACGGGCAGGGGCGTTGCCTCGGAGGTGCCGTAGTCGGACCAAAAGAGCCCATGAACGAGATTCTGGGTTTCGTGCGTTCTGCTGGCTCCTGCATGAGCCCGTTTAATGCCTGGGTCTTTATCAAGGGCCTGGAAACGCTAAGTTTGCGCATGCAGGCACAGAGTGAGCGGGCCATGGCACTGGCCGAATGGCTTGAAGTACAGCCGGGGGTTGCCCGGGTGCATTACGCAGGGTTGAAAAGTCACCCGCAGCATGACCTAGCCGGCAGCCAACAGTCGGCCTATGGTGCAGTGATGTCCATTGAGGTGGAAGACGCCGCCGGCAATCGTGATCGTCAGGCCGCCTGGCGCTTTATTGATGCCACTCGCCTGATTTCTATTACCGCTAACCTGGGTGATGTTAAAACAACAGTGACTCACCCGGCGACAACAACGCATGGGCGGGTCAACGAAGAAGAAAAGCAGCGAGCTGGAGTAACCGAGAATCTCATTCGTCTGGCCATTGGCTTAGAAGGAATAGACGATCTGAAGGCAGACCTGAGCCGCGGCCTCAAGGCGTTAGCCAGCGCATAG
- the purF gene encoding amidophosphoribosyltransferase produces the protein MCGIVGIVGHSYVNQGIYDALTVLQHRGQDAAGIVTCDGDRLYLRKDNGMVRDVFRTRHMRRLVGNMGIGHVRYPTAGSSSSAEAQPFYVNSPYGITLAHNGNLTNAEALAEHIFRADLRHINTTSDSEVLLNVFAHELQSRGKLKPEPNDIFDAVAAVHDRVQGAYAVVAMITGYGILAFRDPHGIRPVCFGRKDTPNGPEYMVASESVALSSLGFNVVRDLAPGEAIYITAEGEMHTRQCAENASLHPCIFEQVYLARPDSIIDGISVYKARLRMGEKLAEKVEREWPDHDIDVVIPIPDTSRTSALQMANHLGVKYREGFIKNRYIGRTFIMPGQQQRKKSVRQKLNAIELEFQGKNVLLVDDSIVRGTTCNEIIQMAREAGARKVYFASAAPAVKYPNVYGIDMPVAQELIAHGRTTDEIGELIGADRLIYQDLDDLVETCKEGNPQVVSFDCSVFNGEYLAGNITPDYLANLEARRSDAAKGDSEKTQALADNEIIDLHNH, from the coding sequence ATGTGCGGCATTGTGGGCATTGTCGGTCATAGCTATGTGAACCAGGGGATTTATGATGCCCTGACCGTTCTCCAGCATCGTGGCCAGGATGCGGCTGGTATAGTGACCTGTGACGGCGACCGTCTCTACCTGCGCAAAGATAATGGCATGGTGCGCGACGTTTTCCGCACTCGCCATATGCGCCGCCTTGTAGGCAACATGGGGATTGGCCATGTGCGTTATCCCACTGCAGGCAGCTCCAGTTCGGCAGAAGCTCAGCCGTTCTATGTAAATTCTCCTTATGGCATTACGTTGGCCCATAATGGCAACTTAACCAATGCCGAAGCCCTAGCCGAACATATCTTCCGTGCTGATCTGCGCCATATCAACACCACTTCGGATTCTGAGGTTTTGCTGAATGTTTTTGCTCACGAGCTGCAAAGCCGGGGCAAGCTGAAACCGGAACCGAATGATATTTTCGATGCCGTTGCAGCGGTTCATGATCGTGTGCAAGGCGCTTATGCGGTAGTTGCCATGATAACCGGTTACGGCATCCTGGCCTTCCGTGACCCTCACGGCATTCGTCCTGTGTGTTTTGGCCGCAAAGATACCCCCAACGGCCCAGAGTACATGGTGGCTTCTGAATCCGTGGCGCTGTCTTCACTGGGCTTTAATGTAGTGCGTGACTTGGCTCCGGGTGAAGCTATTTACATTACCGCTGAGGGTGAAATGCACACCCGCCAGTGTGCCGAAAATGCAAGTTTGCACCCCTGTATTTTCGAGCAGGTTTACCTGGCGCGGCCGGACTCCATTATTGATGGCATTTCTGTGTACAAGGCACGCTTGCGCATGGGCGAAAAACTGGCCGAAAAAGTAGAGCGTGAATGGCCTGATCACGACATTGATGTGGTCATCCCGATTCCCGATACTAGCCGCACCTCCGCTTTGCAGATGGCCAATCATCTGGGGGTGAAATACCGTGAAGGTTTTATCAAGAATCGTTATATCGGCCGAACCTTCATCATGCCCGGCCAGCAACAACGCAAAAAATCCGTGCGCCAGAAGCTCAACGCAATCGAGCTCGAATTCCAGGGCAAAAACGTGCTGCTGGTGGATGACTCCATCGTGCGGGGTACCACCTGTAATGAAATCATTCAGATGGCTCGCGAAGCCGGGGCTCGCAAGGTCTATTTCGCTTCTGCTGCGCCGGCGGTGAAATACCCAAATGTATACGGCATCGATATGCCCGTGGCTCAAGAACTGATTGCTCATGGTCGAACCACGGATGAAATTGGTGAACTGATCGGCGCTGATCGATTAATCTACCAAGACTTGGACGATCTGGTGGAAACGTGCAAGGAAGGTAATCCGCAGGTGGTGTCCTTCGATTGCTCCGTGTTCAATGGTGAATACCTTGCGGGTAACATTACACCGGATTACCTGGCCAACTTGGAAGCCCGCCGTAGCGATGCGGCCAAAGGCGATAGTGAAAAGACCCAGGCCTTGGCGGATAACGAAATTATCGATCTACATAATCACTGA
- a CDS encoding SPOR domain-containing protein, with protein MDNRTRQRLVGIILLLVLAATLAPFLFRTPEQVRGALEMHIPEPPEHKTVLVEPVVEQELREVADERIVADHEAVQEAAEQQLNEDNASVVPDQPEPVIPIKEDAAVPPPEDPVSAPQLGPSGGPVLAGFVVQTGSYSNADNAKGMVDKLKAAGYRAYTQTDSHDGKVLHRVMVGPEIRKEDAEATRLRLANDDRFKLKGLVRIYVP; from the coding sequence GTGGATAATCGAACGCGTCAGCGCCTTGTAGGCATTATATTGTTATTGGTTCTGGCGGCGACGCTGGCGCCGTTTCTGTTTCGTACCCCTGAGCAAGTACGTGGTGCGTTGGAGATGCATATTCCTGAACCGCCGGAGCACAAAACAGTTTTGGTTGAGCCGGTTGTTGAGCAGGAACTTCGTGAGGTAGCGGATGAGCGCATTGTCGCCGACCATGAAGCGGTACAGGAGGCGGCTGAACAACAATTAAATGAAGATAATGCCAGCGTCGTTCCGGATCAGCCAGAGCCCGTTATCCCTATTAAGGAGGATGCGGCAGTGCCTCCGCCGGAAGACCCTGTGAGCGCGCCTCAGTTGGGCCCAAGCGGCGGGCCTGTACTGGCTGGATTTGTGGTGCAGACGGGCAGTTATTCCAATGCCGATAACGCTAAGGGTATGGTCGACAAGCTTAAAGCGGCAGGGTACCGGGCCTATACGCAAACGGATAGCCATGATGGGAAAGTGCTTCATCGGGTCATGGTTGGGCCAGAGATTCGCAAGGAAGATGCCGAAGCAACGCGATTGCGATTGGCCAATGACGATCGTTTTAAGCTCAAGGGATTGGTACGCATTTACGTGCCCTGA
- a CDS encoding CvpA family protein, which yields MNLADGIILFVIAVSALLSVRRGFTREAFSLLTWVAAFIIARLFSPALDLLLQEQITTPSLRAAVAFGSLFALTLAVGALINHLLGELIRVTGLSSTDRLMGMVFGALRGMLLMVVLVALGQHLFASDPWWHESTLVPHLVMMEAWTRDVGESLLAFIMNVSGS from the coding sequence ATGAATCTGGCAGACGGCATCATCCTGTTTGTTATCGCAGTTTCTGCCCTTTTGAGTGTTCGCCGGGGGTTTACCCGCGAAGCCTTTTCGTTGCTCACATGGGTTGCGGCCTTTATTATCGCCCGCCTGTTCAGCCCGGCCCTGGACCTTCTGCTCCAGGAACAGATCACCACCCCCAGCCTGCGTGCCGCTGTCGCCTTTGGTAGCCTGTTTGCTCTGACTTTGGCTGTAGGGGCTCTCATTAATCATTTGCTCGGTGAACTGATCCGCGTCACCGGTTTGAGTAGTACTGACAGATTAATGGGTATGGTGTTTGGCGCCCTGCGTGGGATGTTGCTAATGGTCGTACTCGTCGCCCTGGGTCAGCATTTGTTTGCTTCTGACCCCTGGTGGCACGAATCCACCCTGGTTCCGCATCTGGTGATGATGGAAGCGTGGACCCGGGACGTGGGCGAGAGCCTTCTCGCCTTTATCATGAATGTAAGTGGCAGCTAG
- a CDS encoding bifunctional folylpolyglutamate synthase/dihydrofolate synthase, which translates to MTDSPLPGSLPEWLRRIEAMHPADIELGLDRLRDVATRLEVARFSVPVITVAGTNGKGSTLRLMTALAEQQGRKVCLYTSPHLHVFNERIRLPDGLASDTQLCAAFAQVELARAGVPLTYFEFTTLAALWLFKDSNADLILLEVGLGGRLDAVNIVEPDVSVVTSVGLDHQDWLGNTREAIAAEKCGIARPGKPLVYGEALWPDNLVPLVSTLGAIPVFAGRDFHIDGATLWLIDGESVNLPEVVRLGADNLATACQALSLAGVNCQQGDLAAVATLGLFGRCEHQLIAGVSCWFDVGHNLPAVQRFLRQLPDCAGTRHLVFGMMADKPFDGVMALFEGMAAHWYLAAPRIPRAASTRVLQSALPATAQYNEYASVAAATHAALAAASADDQVIVFGSFYTVAEAREPQS; encoded by the coding sequence ATGACTGACAGCCCACTGCCAGGCTCTTTGCCCGAGTGGCTGCGTCGCATTGAAGCCATGCACCCGGCCGATATTGAGCTGGGCTTGGATCGGCTTCGTGACGTGGCCACCCGCTTGGAGGTGGCCCGCTTTTCTGTTCCAGTGATTACCGTTGCCGGCACCAACGGCAAAGGCTCAACGCTGCGTTTGATGACCGCCTTGGCAGAACAGCAAGGCCGCAAGGTTTGCCTCTACACCTCTCCTCACCTTCATGTGTTCAACGAACGGATACGGTTGCCAGATGGTCTGGCGAGTGATACGCAGTTGTGTGCAGCATTCGCACAAGTGGAGCTCGCAAGGGCAGGCGTGCCACTTACCTATTTTGAATTCACCACCCTGGCTGCTCTCTGGTTATTCAAGGATAGTAATGCCGACCTGATCTTGCTGGAGGTCGGCTTGGGGGGGCGGTTGGATGCGGTCAATATTGTCGAACCCGATGTGTCTGTGGTGACCTCCGTGGGGCTTGACCATCAGGACTGGCTTGGCAACACCCGTGAAGCCATTGCGGCAGAGAAATGCGGTATCGCGCGGCCCGGTAAGCCGCTGGTGTATGGTGAAGCGCTCTGGCCGGATAACCTTGTGCCCCTGGTTTCAACATTAGGCGCTATTCCAGTGTTCGCCGGCCGTGATTTTCACATTGATGGCGCTACACTGTGGTTGATTGATGGCGAGTCGGTGAACTTACCGGAAGTCGTGCGCCTAGGTGCTGATAATCTGGCTACGGCCTGTCAGGCGCTGAGCCTGGCCGGCGTAAACTGTCAGCAGGGGGATTTAGCGGCGGTTGCTACGTTGGGCTTGTTTGGGCGTTGCGAACATCAACTCATTGCTGGTGTGTCCTGTTGGTTCGATGTGGGTCACAATCTTCCGGCGGTGCAACGTTTTCTTCGACAGCTGCCTGATTGTGCCGGAACCCGACATCTGGTGTTTGGCATGATGGCAGATAAGCCCTTTGATGGGGTGATGGCATTATTCGAAGGGATGGCTGCACACTGGTATCTGGCCGCACCACGGATTCCCCGCGCAGCATCCACTAGGGTGTTACAAAGCGCTTTACCGGCTACAGCCCAGTACAATGAGTACGCGAGTGTGGCGGCTGCTACTCATGCAGCGTTGGCGGCGGCATCGGCGGATGATCAGGTGATTGTTTTCGGCTCCTTTTATACGGTGGCAGAAGCTCGGGAACCGCAATCGTAG
- a CDS encoding phosphoribosylanthranilate isomerase, with translation MTVPRVKICGITRIEDGLAAANAGADAIGLVFYGPSPRAVTARQAAEICASLPPFVTTVALFVDASRAEIEGVLARVPVDLLQFHGNENPQFCDSFNRPWIKAVRMKDDVDLHHYAQIYRNAAGLLIDSYVAGVPGGTGETFNWGRVPKTLPLPVVLAGGLHPGNVAAAVTQVQPWAVDVSGGVEQKNVQGGRSGGIKDASAIRVFINSVKTRGVAGV, from the coding sequence ATGACCGTACCCCGGGTCAAAATCTGCGGCATTACTCGAATTGAAGATGGTTTAGCGGCGGCGAACGCCGGTGCCGATGCCATTGGCCTAGTTTTTTATGGGCCCAGCCCTCGTGCTGTTACTGCTCGACAAGCAGCAGAAATCTGTGCCAGCTTGCCGCCGTTTGTTACCACGGTGGCGCTTTTTGTTGATGCGTCTCGTGCTGAGATTGAAGGGGTGCTGGCCAGAGTGCCGGTGGACTTATTGCAGTTCCATGGAAATGAAAATCCGCAGTTTTGCGACAGTTTTAACCGACCATGGATCAAGGCAGTTCGAATGAAGGATGATGTGGATCTCCACCATTATGCTCAGATTTACCGTAATGCGGCAGGTTTGCTGATCGACAGTTATGTTGCTGGCGTGCCGGGCGGGACTGGGGAGACGTTTAACTGGGGCAGGGTACCTAAAACCTTGCCTCTGCCTGTAGTGCTGGCCGGTGGCCTGCACCCAGGGAATGTGGCTGCAGCTGTGACACAGGTTCAGCCATGGGCAGTGGATGTGAGTGGTGGTGTTGAACAGAAGAATGTTCAGGGTGGCCGCAGCGGTGGCATCAAAGATGCCTCTGCCATCCGTGTCTTTATTAATAGTGTCAAAACACGAGGAGTAGCTGGTGTCTGA
- the accD gene encoding acetyl-CoA carboxylase, carboxyltransferase subunit beta, whose translation MSNSNWLEKILPAVRRPQESRRNNIPEGLWRKCPRCEGVVYRPELDRNMDVCPKCDHHLRISARRRLKLFLDEGVQTEIGTELSPVDRLKFKDSKKYKDRLVAAQKATDEKDALVVLKGALHGEPLVACAFEFSFMGGSMGSVVGERFVRAVNVCLEQKLPLVCFAASGGARMQEALFSLMQMAKTSAALEKMRQAGLPFISVLTDPVYGGVSASLAMLGDVNVAEPNALIGFAGPRVIEQTVRQKLPEGFQRSEFLLEHGAIDMIVSRHDMRETLYRLLANMMGWPPLALDD comes from the coding sequence ATGAGCAATAGCAACTGGCTGGAGAAAATCCTCCCTGCCGTACGTCGACCCCAGGAAAGTCGCCGCAACAACATTCCTGAAGGGCTGTGGCGAAAGTGCCCGCGATGCGAAGGGGTAGTCTACCGGCCGGAACTCGATCGCAACATGGATGTATGTCCAAAGTGCGATCACCATTTGCGTATTAGTGCCCGCCGTCGCCTTAAGCTGTTTCTTGATGAAGGTGTGCAGACGGAAATCGGTACGGAACTGTCCCCTGTGGATCGTCTCAAATTCAAGGATTCCAAGAAGTATAAGGATCGCCTTGTAGCGGCACAGAAGGCCACCGATGAGAAAGATGCACTGGTCGTTTTGAAGGGCGCTTTGCATGGTGAACCGCTGGTTGCCTGTGCCTTTGAGTTCAGTTTTATGGGCGGTTCCATGGGCTCCGTGGTGGGTGAGCGCTTTGTGCGTGCGGTGAATGTGTGTCTTGAGCAGAAGTTGCCATTAGTTTGTTTTGCAGCCAGTGGCGGGGCGCGCATGCAAGAAGCGTTGTTCTCACTGATGCAAATGGCAAAAACTAGCGCCGCGCTGGAGAAGATGCGCCAAGCAGGTTTGCCGTTTATTTCTGTGCTTACCGATCCTGTTTACGGCGGGGTGTCGGCGTCCCTGGCCATGCTGGGAGACGTGAATGTGGCTGAGCCTAATGCGTTGATCGGCTTTGCCGGCCCGCGGGTAATTGAACAGACTGTGCGCCAGAAACTGCCCGAAGGGTTTCAACGCAGTGAATTTCTACTCGAGCACGGTGCCATCGACATGATCGTCTCCCGCCACGATATGCGCGAGACCCTTTATCGCTTACTGGCTAACATGATGGGCTGGCCGCCACTAGCTCTGGATGACTGA
- the trpA gene encoding tryptophan synthase subunit alpha, producing the protein MRRIERCFQRLDGENRKALIPFVTAGDPVKDVTVPLMHAMVDAGADIIELGVPFSDPMADGPVIQLACERALQHNTSTRDVLAMVKIFRETNTQTPVVLMGYLNPVEVMGYESFAKAAEDAGVDGVLLVDLPPEEALEVRPVMDAHGLDMIFLVAPTTSDTRIKLIGEAGSGYLYYVSLKGVTGSATLNVEEVASRVETIRNLAQLPIGVGFGIKDAESAQAVSRVADGVVVGSALVNQIAENKNTPDAINDAVGGILSAMRKAMDQ; encoded by the coding sequence ATGCGTCGTATTGAACGTTGCTTCCAGCGCCTAGACGGTGAGAACCGTAAAGCGCTGATTCCTTTTGTAACGGCGGGTGATCCGGTTAAGGATGTAACCGTGCCGTTGATGCACGCCATGGTGGATGCCGGGGCAGATATTATTGAGCTGGGGGTGCCGTTTTCCGATCCCATGGCCGATGGGCCGGTAATCCAGTTGGCCTGTGAGCGGGCTTTGCAGCACAACACGTCCACCCGTGATGTACTGGCCATGGTGAAGATCTTCCGTGAAACCAACACGCAGACCCCTGTGGTGCTGATGGGGTATTTGAACCCGGTTGAAGTAATGGGCTATGAATCTTTCGCTAAGGCCGCAGAAGATGCGGGTGTGGATGGGGTGTTGTTGGTGGATTTGCCGCCAGAAGAGGCTTTGGAAGTAAGGCCGGTTATGGATGCCCATGGCCTAGACATGATCTTTCTGGTGGCACCGACTACCTCTGATACTCGCATAAAGCTGATTGGCGAAGCCGGTTCCGGCTATCTGTATTATGTCTCTTTGAAGGGTGTTACTGGCTCTGCAACCCTGAATGTGGAAGAGGTGGCCAGCCGCGTTGAAACAATTCGCAACCTTGCCCAATTGCCCATTGGGGTCGGCTTTGGTATCAAAGACGCTGAATCTGCGCAGGCGGTGAGCCGGGTAGCCGATGGTGTGGTCGTTGGTAGTGCTCTGGTTAATCAAATTGCTGAAAATAAGAATACTCCCGACGCGATTAATGACGCGGTTGGGGGTATTCTCAGCGCTATGCGTAAAGCCATGGATCAATAA